Proteins encoded by one window of Nasonia vitripennis strain AsymCx chromosome 5, Nvit_psr_1.1, whole genome shotgun sequence:
- the LOC100680398 gene encoding uncharacterized protein LOC100680398 isoform X2 → MEYRWRRCLQMLVIFLCACQCTFDRPSLDKVHFCQCNRKTKMGYPSSGIMRPNRSQIDDVTLQSVIARTDSTPSPTIPYVLPGVPGPSNHQTRIPDYSHRGLKRSINVDAQLHLESQVVTQIPKNNENIKRLKCPVAIVVNQNSEVAIMASKTHSSVSNQQEQNNNVPLKKRRVEKAIYDGEQILTQSKKSGEVRIRNEIAPNKILASKTIFDTFENLKVFLQAMTLKSKEKELRKCKKRYNENEYTTDLDEQIKDLEKHIKACKKIRKNIVEKLSSPTMGKLKCNTCSVKYNNDSTFITHVLNCHREKIVENCKRAEDEERPRNSARIYARTSETIEFAESEDDASTLSSVFHSPSSQISLTTPQDRSRNEHVYAPLLSDEPRPSTSNPTDTNFLEIEPIDRVNTRASNKTAGPAPSISNEDIETEVEDMYMVLRKPINLFGSESFDLFEKESKKIKSWLKKSNKSPETVDQRNSKKNKKNKKSHSHNNTIDDDAPMKRYYMAVIYSEDELNQIKHCYNLNPNSASLCQNCLLNLVKYQANAYAQSNKAFKEQEKIVNNKALNPKHKKELLKELYKKDDYRLIRKRLETLRKHRQTFDLITDLIRFSVKYFKMFETSFNDKMFQESVKLIVRQNKKFKFGLFCGKLMDDIANEFLVHVTVTCMNFAYNDKRITLTEEHLRKYQLLFETTNKDATYFEPFPSVLRKRIKTKYSNYLPTSKNLEIIIIDCLLRYSFCDINSLHENLDKLIFEHLKSPQPIFKFLMYMKFSRPYLTSLNGLLLRFLSKVAIQVLQLKKDSNSGYEVSYNELIEACEIVGVFSSSYTNYLKRSYGQYYAELRRRLANTITDLTRDYSYNKLQ, encoded by the exons aTGGAGTATAGATGGCGTAGATGCTTGCAGATGCTAGTTATCTTTCTCTGTGCCTGTCAGTGCACGTTTGACCGGCCGTCTCTTGATAAAGTTCATTTTTGTCAGTGCAACAGG aaAACAAAAATGGGTTATCCATCAAGTGGAATTATGAGACCTAATAGATCTCAGATCGATGATGTTACCCTACAATCAGTAATAGCCAGAACag ATTCTACACCATCGCCAACTATTCCTTACGTTTTACCTGGCGTCCCTGGTCCATCAAATCATCAAACCAGAATACCTGATTATAGCCATCGTGGATTAAAACGTTCAATAAATGTGGATGCGCAACTTCATTTAGAATCCCAAGTTGTAACCCAAATACCTAAAAACAACGAAAATATCAAAAGACTGAAATGCCCAGTAGCTATAGTGGTGAATCAAAATTCCGAGGTAGCAATAATGGCTTCAAAAACTCATTCAAGTGTATCAAACCAACAAGAACAAAACAACAATGtacctttaaaaaaaagacgaGTTGAAAAAGCCATTTATGACGGTGAACAAATACTAactcaatctaaaaaaagtggCGAAGTTCGAATTCGTAATGAAATAGCACCAAATAAAATACTTGCATCAAAAACAATTTTTGACACCTTCGAAAACTTAAAAGTGTTTTTACAAGCCATGACTTTGAAAAGTAAAGAGAAAGAATTAAGGAAATGTAAAAAGAGGtataatgaaaatgaatatacAACGGATCTAGACGAACAAATTAAGGATCTTGAAAAACACATAAAGGCCTGCAAAAAAATTAGGAAGAATATTGTCGAAAAATTGTCATCCCCAACAATGGGTAAATTAAAGTGCAACACATGCAGTGTTAAATACAACAATGACTCTACCTTCATTACGCATGTATTGAATTGTCACCGTGAAAAGATAGTGGAAAATTGTAAGAGGGCTGAAGATGAGGAACGCCCAAGAAATTCGGCTAGGATTTATGCAAGAACCTCAGAAACAATCGAATTTGCCGAATCCGAAGACGATG CCTCGACATTAAGCTCTGTTTTTCACAGTCCCAGTAGTCAAATTAGTTTAACTACTCCACAAGATCGTTCCAGAAACGAGCACGTGTACG CGCCATTATTAAGCGATGAGCCGCGACCAAGTACTAGTAACCCAACTGATACCAATTTTTTGGAAATCGAACCAATAGATA GAGTCAACACTCGTGCCAGTAATAAAACCGCAGGTCCTGCGCCATCTATTTCAAATGAAGATATCGAGACCGAAGTTGAAGATATGTACATGGTTCTTCGAAAACCTATAAATCTATTTGGTAGCGAATCGTTTGATTTGTTTGagaaagaaagtaaaaaaattaaatcatggCTTAAGAAGTCAAATAAATCGCCAGAAACTGTTGACCaaagaaattcgaaaaaaaataagaaaaataaaaagtctcACTCTCATAATAATACAATAGATGACGATGCACCCATGAAGCGCTATTATATGGCAGTGATTTATTCAGAAGATGaattaaatcaaataaaacaTTGCTATAATCTAAATCCGAACTCAGCCTCTTTATGCCAGAATTGTCTTCTAAACCTAGTAAAATATCAGGCAAACGCTTATGCTCAAAGCAATAAAGCTTTCAAAGAGCAagagaaaattgtaaataacAAAGCATTGAATCCAAAGCATAAAAAAGAATTGTTAAAAGAATTATATAAAAAGGACGACTACAGGCTTATCAGAAAGCGTTTGGAGACTTTACGAAAACATAGACAAACGTTCGACTTGATAACAGATTTAATAAGATTCAGTGTTAAATATTTCAAGATGTTTGAAACATCTTTTAACGATAAAATGTTCCAAGAAAGCGTTAAATTAATCGTACGccaaaataaaaagtttaaatttggCTTATTTTGCGGTAAGCTAATGGATGACATAGCGAATGAGTTTCTTGTACATGTTACGGTGACTTGCATGAATTTTGCATACAACGATAAAAGAATAACGTTAACAGAAGAACACCTACGTAAATATCAATTGCTTTTTGAAACTACAAACAAAGACGCAACCTATTTTGAGCCATTTCCATCAGTTCTGAGAAAACgcattaaaacaaaatatagcAACTATTTACCGACTagcaaaaatttagaaataataatcatagaCTGTCTACTGAGATACAGCTTTTGCGATATAAATTCGCTTCATGAAAACTTAGACAAGTTAATTTTTGAACATCTGAAATCACCGCAGcctatatttaaatttttgatgTACATGAAATTTTCAAGGCCTTACTTGACATCATTAAACGGGTTATTATTAAGATTTCTATCGAAGGTTGCAATCCAGGTATTGCAATTGAAGAAAGATTCAAATTCCGGCTACGAAGTAAGTTATAATGAATTGATCGAAGCATGCGAGATAGTAGGAGTTTTTAGTTCAAGCTACACTAATTATCTAAAGCGTTCGTATGGGCAATATTATGCAGAATTGCGTCGCCGATTGGCTAATACTATTACGGATTTAACAAGGGATTACTCTTATAATAAATTGCAATAA
- the LOC100680398 gene encoding uncharacterized protein LOC100680398 isoform X1, translating to MEYRWRRCLQMLVIFLCACQCTFDRPSLDKVHFCQCNRKTKMGYPSSGIMRPNRSQIDDVTLQSVIARTDSTPSPTIPYVLPGVPGPSNHQTRIPDYSHRGLKRSINVDAQLHLESQVVTQIPKNNENIKRLKCPVAIVVNQNSEVAIMASKTHSSVSNQQEQNNNVPLKKRRVEKAIYDGEQILTQSKKSGEVRIRNEIAPNKILASKTIFDTFENLKVFLQAMTLKSKEKELRKCKKRYNENEYTTDLDEQIKDLEKHIKACKKIRKNIVEKLSSPTMGKLKCNTCSVKYNNDSTFITHVLNCHREKIVENCKRAEDEERPRNSARIYARTSETIEFAESEDDAASTLSSVFHSPSSQISLTTPQDRSRNEHVYAPLLSDEPRPSTSNPTDTNFLEIEPIDRVNTRASNKTAGPAPSISNEDIETEVEDMYMVLRKPINLFGSESFDLFEKESKKIKSWLKKSNKSPETVDQRNSKKNKKNKKSHSHNNTIDDDAPMKRYYMAVIYSEDELNQIKHCYNLNPNSASLCQNCLLNLVKYQANAYAQSNKAFKEQEKIVNNKALNPKHKKELLKELYKKDDYRLIRKRLETLRKHRQTFDLITDLIRFSVKYFKMFETSFNDKMFQESVKLIVRQNKKFKFGLFCGKLMDDIANEFLVHVTVTCMNFAYNDKRITLTEEHLRKYQLLFETTNKDATYFEPFPSVLRKRIKTKYSNYLPTSKNLEIIIIDCLLRYSFCDINSLHENLDKLIFEHLKSPQPIFKFLMYMKFSRPYLTSLNGLLLRFLSKVAIQVLQLKKDSNSGYEVSYNELIEACEIVGVFSSSYTNYLKRSYGQYYAELRRRLANTITDLTRDYSYNKLQ from the exons aTGGAGTATAGATGGCGTAGATGCTTGCAGATGCTAGTTATCTTTCTCTGTGCCTGTCAGTGCACGTTTGACCGGCCGTCTCTTGATAAAGTTCATTTTTGTCAGTGCAACAGG aaAACAAAAATGGGTTATCCATCAAGTGGAATTATGAGACCTAATAGATCTCAGATCGATGATGTTACCCTACAATCAGTAATAGCCAGAACag ATTCTACACCATCGCCAACTATTCCTTACGTTTTACCTGGCGTCCCTGGTCCATCAAATCATCAAACCAGAATACCTGATTATAGCCATCGTGGATTAAAACGTTCAATAAATGTGGATGCGCAACTTCATTTAGAATCCCAAGTTGTAACCCAAATACCTAAAAACAACGAAAATATCAAAAGACTGAAATGCCCAGTAGCTATAGTGGTGAATCAAAATTCCGAGGTAGCAATAATGGCTTCAAAAACTCATTCAAGTGTATCAAACCAACAAGAACAAAACAACAATGtacctttaaaaaaaagacgaGTTGAAAAAGCCATTTATGACGGTGAACAAATACTAactcaatctaaaaaaagtggCGAAGTTCGAATTCGTAATGAAATAGCACCAAATAAAATACTTGCATCAAAAACAATTTTTGACACCTTCGAAAACTTAAAAGTGTTTTTACAAGCCATGACTTTGAAAAGTAAAGAGAAAGAATTAAGGAAATGTAAAAAGAGGtataatgaaaatgaatatacAACGGATCTAGACGAACAAATTAAGGATCTTGAAAAACACATAAAGGCCTGCAAAAAAATTAGGAAGAATATTGTCGAAAAATTGTCATCCCCAACAATGGGTAAATTAAAGTGCAACACATGCAGTGTTAAATACAACAATGACTCTACCTTCATTACGCATGTATTGAATTGTCACCGTGAAAAGATAGTGGAAAATTGTAAGAGGGCTGAAGATGAGGAACGCCCAAGAAATTCGGCTAGGATTTATGCAAGAACCTCAGAAACAATCGAATTTGCCGAATCCGAAGACGATG caGCCTCGACATTAAGCTCTGTTTTTCACAGTCCCAGTAGTCAAATTAGTTTAACTACTCCACAAGATCGTTCCAGAAACGAGCACGTGTACG CGCCATTATTAAGCGATGAGCCGCGACCAAGTACTAGTAACCCAACTGATACCAATTTTTTGGAAATCGAACCAATAGATA GAGTCAACACTCGTGCCAGTAATAAAACCGCAGGTCCTGCGCCATCTATTTCAAATGAAGATATCGAGACCGAAGTTGAAGATATGTACATGGTTCTTCGAAAACCTATAAATCTATTTGGTAGCGAATCGTTTGATTTGTTTGagaaagaaagtaaaaaaattaaatcatggCTTAAGAAGTCAAATAAATCGCCAGAAACTGTTGACCaaagaaattcgaaaaaaaataagaaaaataaaaagtctcACTCTCATAATAATACAATAGATGACGATGCACCCATGAAGCGCTATTATATGGCAGTGATTTATTCAGAAGATGaattaaatcaaataaaacaTTGCTATAATCTAAATCCGAACTCAGCCTCTTTATGCCAGAATTGTCTTCTAAACCTAGTAAAATATCAGGCAAACGCTTATGCTCAAAGCAATAAAGCTTTCAAAGAGCAagagaaaattgtaaataacAAAGCATTGAATCCAAAGCATAAAAAAGAATTGTTAAAAGAATTATATAAAAAGGACGACTACAGGCTTATCAGAAAGCGTTTGGAGACTTTACGAAAACATAGACAAACGTTCGACTTGATAACAGATTTAATAAGATTCAGTGTTAAATATTTCAAGATGTTTGAAACATCTTTTAACGATAAAATGTTCCAAGAAAGCGTTAAATTAATCGTACGccaaaataaaaagtttaaatttggCTTATTTTGCGGTAAGCTAATGGATGACATAGCGAATGAGTTTCTTGTACATGTTACGGTGACTTGCATGAATTTTGCATACAACGATAAAAGAATAACGTTAACAGAAGAACACCTACGTAAATATCAATTGCTTTTTGAAACTACAAACAAAGACGCAACCTATTTTGAGCCATTTCCATCAGTTCTGAGAAAACgcattaaaacaaaatatagcAACTATTTACCGACTagcaaaaatttagaaataataatcatagaCTGTCTACTGAGATACAGCTTTTGCGATATAAATTCGCTTCATGAAAACTTAGACAAGTTAATTTTTGAACATCTGAAATCACCGCAGcctatatttaaatttttgatgTACATGAAATTTTCAAGGCCTTACTTGACATCATTAAACGGGTTATTATTAAGATTTCTATCGAAGGTTGCAATCCAGGTATTGCAATTGAAGAAAGATTCAAATTCCGGCTACGAAGTAAGTTATAATGAATTGATCGAAGCATGCGAGATAGTAGGAGTTTTTAGTTCAAGCTACACTAATTATCTAAAGCGTTCGTATGGGCAATATTATGCAGAATTGCGTCGCCGATTGGCTAATACTATTACGGATTTAACAAGGGATTACTCTTATAATAAATTGCAATAA
- the LOC100680398 gene encoding uncharacterized protein LOC100680398 isoform X3, whose translation MGYPSSGIMRPNRSQIDDVTLQSVIARTDSTPSPTIPYVLPGVPGPSNHQTRIPDYSHRGLKRSINVDAQLHLESQVVTQIPKNNENIKRLKCPVAIVVNQNSEVAIMASKTHSSVSNQQEQNNNVPLKKRRVEKAIYDGEQILTQSKKSGEVRIRNEIAPNKILASKTIFDTFENLKVFLQAMTLKSKEKELRKCKKRYNENEYTTDLDEQIKDLEKHIKACKKIRKNIVEKLSSPTMGKLKCNTCSVKYNNDSTFITHVLNCHREKIVENCKRAEDEERPRNSARIYARTSETIEFAESEDDAASTLSSVFHSPSSQISLTTPQDRSRNEHVYAPLLSDEPRPSTSNPTDTNFLEIEPIDRVNTRASNKTAGPAPSISNEDIETEVEDMYMVLRKPINLFGSESFDLFEKESKKIKSWLKKSNKSPETVDQRNSKKNKKNKKSHSHNNTIDDDAPMKRYYMAVIYSEDELNQIKHCYNLNPNSASLCQNCLLNLVKYQANAYAQSNKAFKEQEKIVNNKALNPKHKKELLKELYKKDDYRLIRKRLETLRKHRQTFDLITDLIRFSVKYFKMFETSFNDKMFQESVKLIVRQNKKFKFGLFCGKLMDDIANEFLVHVTVTCMNFAYNDKRITLTEEHLRKYQLLFETTNKDATYFEPFPSVLRKRIKTKYSNYLPTSKNLEIIIIDCLLRYSFCDINSLHENLDKLIFEHLKSPQPIFKFLMYMKFSRPYLTSLNGLLLRFLSKVAIQVLQLKKDSNSGYEVSYNELIEACEIVGVFSSSYTNYLKRSYGQYYAELRRRLANTITDLTRDYSYNKLQ comes from the exons ATGGGTTATCCATCAAGTGGAATTATGAGACCTAATAGATCTCAGATCGATGATGTTACCCTACAATCAGTAATAGCCAGAACag ATTCTACACCATCGCCAACTATTCCTTACGTTTTACCTGGCGTCCCTGGTCCATCAAATCATCAAACCAGAATACCTGATTATAGCCATCGTGGATTAAAACGTTCAATAAATGTGGATGCGCAACTTCATTTAGAATCCCAAGTTGTAACCCAAATACCTAAAAACAACGAAAATATCAAAAGACTGAAATGCCCAGTAGCTATAGTGGTGAATCAAAATTCCGAGGTAGCAATAATGGCTTCAAAAACTCATTCAAGTGTATCAAACCAACAAGAACAAAACAACAATGtacctttaaaaaaaagacgaGTTGAAAAAGCCATTTATGACGGTGAACAAATACTAactcaatctaaaaaaagtggCGAAGTTCGAATTCGTAATGAAATAGCACCAAATAAAATACTTGCATCAAAAACAATTTTTGACACCTTCGAAAACTTAAAAGTGTTTTTACAAGCCATGACTTTGAAAAGTAAAGAGAAAGAATTAAGGAAATGTAAAAAGAGGtataatgaaaatgaatatacAACGGATCTAGACGAACAAATTAAGGATCTTGAAAAACACATAAAGGCCTGCAAAAAAATTAGGAAGAATATTGTCGAAAAATTGTCATCCCCAACAATGGGTAAATTAAAGTGCAACACATGCAGTGTTAAATACAACAATGACTCTACCTTCATTACGCATGTATTGAATTGTCACCGTGAAAAGATAGTGGAAAATTGTAAGAGGGCTGAAGATGAGGAACGCCCAAGAAATTCGGCTAGGATTTATGCAAGAACCTCAGAAACAATCGAATTTGCCGAATCCGAAGACGATG caGCCTCGACATTAAGCTCTGTTTTTCACAGTCCCAGTAGTCAAATTAGTTTAACTACTCCACAAGATCGTTCCAGAAACGAGCACGTGTACG CGCCATTATTAAGCGATGAGCCGCGACCAAGTACTAGTAACCCAACTGATACCAATTTTTTGGAAATCGAACCAATAGATA GAGTCAACACTCGTGCCAGTAATAAAACCGCAGGTCCTGCGCCATCTATTTCAAATGAAGATATCGAGACCGAAGTTGAAGATATGTACATGGTTCTTCGAAAACCTATAAATCTATTTGGTAGCGAATCGTTTGATTTGTTTGagaaagaaagtaaaaaaattaaatcatggCTTAAGAAGTCAAATAAATCGCCAGAAACTGTTGACCaaagaaattcgaaaaaaaataagaaaaataaaaagtctcACTCTCATAATAATACAATAGATGACGATGCACCCATGAAGCGCTATTATATGGCAGTGATTTATTCAGAAGATGaattaaatcaaataaaacaTTGCTATAATCTAAATCCGAACTCAGCCTCTTTATGCCAGAATTGTCTTCTAAACCTAGTAAAATATCAGGCAAACGCTTATGCTCAAAGCAATAAAGCTTTCAAAGAGCAagagaaaattgtaaataacAAAGCATTGAATCCAAAGCATAAAAAAGAATTGTTAAAAGAATTATATAAAAAGGACGACTACAGGCTTATCAGAAAGCGTTTGGAGACTTTACGAAAACATAGACAAACGTTCGACTTGATAACAGATTTAATAAGATTCAGTGTTAAATATTTCAAGATGTTTGAAACATCTTTTAACGATAAAATGTTCCAAGAAAGCGTTAAATTAATCGTACGccaaaataaaaagtttaaatttggCTTATTTTGCGGTAAGCTAATGGATGACATAGCGAATGAGTTTCTTGTACATGTTACGGTGACTTGCATGAATTTTGCATACAACGATAAAAGAATAACGTTAACAGAAGAACACCTACGTAAATATCAATTGCTTTTTGAAACTACAAACAAAGACGCAACCTATTTTGAGCCATTTCCATCAGTTCTGAGAAAACgcattaaaacaaaatatagcAACTATTTACCGACTagcaaaaatttagaaataataatcatagaCTGTCTACTGAGATACAGCTTTTGCGATATAAATTCGCTTCATGAAAACTTAGACAAGTTAATTTTTGAACATCTGAAATCACCGCAGcctatatttaaatttttgatgTACATGAAATTTTCAAGGCCTTACTTGACATCATTAAACGGGTTATTATTAAGATTTCTATCGAAGGTTGCAATCCAGGTATTGCAATTGAAGAAAGATTCAAATTCCGGCTACGAAGTAAGTTATAATGAATTGATCGAAGCATGCGAGATAGTAGGAGTTTTTAGTTCAAGCTACACTAATTATCTAAAGCGTTCGTATGGGCAATATTATGCAGAATTGCGTCGCCGATTGGCTAATACTATTACGGATTTAACAAGGGATTACTCTTATAATAAATTGCAATAA